Proteins encoded by one window of Ulvibacter sp. MAR_2010_11:
- the kynU gene encoding kynureninase has product MFQNNLEFAKRCDAEDTVADFRNDFHIPKDASGNELIYLCGNSLGLQPKITAQYIQNELKDWATLGVEGHVEGDHPWLPYHEFLAQNMAQLVGAKPNEVVVMNTLTTNLHLMMVSFYQPTKTKFKIIVESDAFPSDKYAVESQLKFHGFDPKEGLLLWKPRKGEELCRFEDLEELMTQEGDSVALIMIGSTNYYSGQSFPLKKITELGHKYGCMVGFDLAHGVGNIQPNLHETGPDFAVWCSYKYLNSGPGSLGGCFVHERHANNTNLKRFTGWWGHNKQTRFNMRHEFDALPGAEGWQLSNPPILSMAAIRASLDTFERAGFENLRKKTVKLTGYLEFLIDAMNDDRINIITPRNPEERGCQLSIQVKQANKEVHTRLTASGVISDWREPDVIRVAPAPLYNSFEDVFRFSEKLKQVLQ; this is encoded by the coding sequence ATGTTTCAAAATAATTTAGAATTCGCCAAACGCTGTGATGCTGAAGATACTGTAGCCGATTTCAGAAACGATTTTCACATTCCAAAAGATGCGTCGGGAAATGAATTAATCTACCTCTGCGGAAATTCCTTAGGATTACAACCTAAAATTACCGCACAGTATATACAAAACGAACTGAAAGATTGGGCTACACTTGGCGTGGAAGGCCATGTTGAAGGGGACCACCCATGGCTGCCGTATCACGAATTTCTCGCCCAAAATATGGCGCAACTTGTTGGGGCCAAACCTAATGAGGTAGTGGTAATGAATACGCTTACCACCAATTTGCATTTAATGATGGTTTCGTTTTACCAACCCACAAAAACCAAGTTTAAAATTATCGTGGAAAGCGATGCTTTTCCGAGTGATAAATATGCAGTTGAGAGTCAGTTGAAATTTCACGGCTTCGACCCCAAAGAAGGATTACTGTTATGGAAACCGCGAAAAGGAGAAGAATTGTGTCGTTTCGAAGATTTGGAAGAATTAATGACACAAGAGGGAGATTCGGTTGCGTTGATTATGATTGGGAGTACTAATTATTACAGCGGACAATCCTTTCCATTAAAAAAAATTACAGAACTGGGTCATAAATACGGTTGTATGGTTGGCTTCGATTTGGCACACGGGGTTGGGAATATCCAACCTAATTTACACGAAACCGGGCCCGATTTTGCAGTTTGGTGCAGCTATAAGTACTTAAATAGCGGTCCCGGAAGTCTGGGTGGCTGTTTTGTACACGAGCGCCATGCCAACAACACAAATCTTAAGCGATTTACTGGATGGTGGGGACACAACAAGCAAACCCGATTTAATATGCGTCATGAGTTTGATGCCTTGCCGGGTGCCGAAGGTTGGCAATTGAGCAATCCGCCTATTCTTTCCATGGCAGCCATACGTGCTTCCTTGGATACTTTTGAAAGGGCAGGATTTGAAAACCTTCGGAAAAAAACCGTAAAACTCACAGGCTATCTCGAATTTCTTATCGATGCTATGAATGATGACAGAATTAACATCATCACGCCACGAAATCCGGAAGAACGAGGATGCCAGTTATCTATACAGGTGAAACAAGCTAACAAGGAAGTACATACGCGACTAACCGCTTCAGGAGTGATAAGCGACTGGCGCGAACCCGATGTGATTCGGGTTGCTCCTGCCCCATTATACAATAGTTTTGAAGATGTATTTAGATTTTCAGAAAAACTAAAACAAGTCCTTCAATAA